One window of the Cryptomeria japonica chromosome 7, Sugi_1.0, whole genome shotgun sequence genome contains the following:
- the LOC131856403 gene encoding uncharacterized protein LOC131856403, which yields MKMHDEEKVADYFVRVDESINAIRGLVEDIEDKDIVQKVMRSLPSKYDSKLSAIEELKELNTLTMDDLHGILIAYEMRACSDETIHKESAFKVEKKNKETQKGVRKIQGQTTFKCFNYGKLGHFSANCPLDDSDKENLESFSKQRTLNIKKKFPLKLKKSLYAKGDVTDSNAEESMDDESEFLFMTTECLAGNQGLNDVVLSDVEG from the coding sequence ATGAAGATGCATGATGAAGAAAAGGTTGCAGATTATTTCGttagagttgatgaatctatcaatGCAATTAGAGGATTAGTAGAAGACATAGAAGATAAGGATATAGTCCAAAAGGTGATGAGGTCTCTTCCCTCTAAATATGATTCTAAGTTATCAGCCATAGAGGAACTTAAGGAGTTGAATACATTGACTATGGATGATCTTCATGGGATACTCATTGCTTATGAAATGAGAGCTTGTAGTGATGAAACTATTCATAAGGAGAGTGCTTTTAAAGttgagaagaagaataaagaaactCAAAAAGGGGTTAGGAAAATACAAGGGCAAACTACTTTTAAATGCTTTAATTATGGTAAGCTTGGTCACTTTTCTGCAAATTGTCCTTTGGATGATAGTGACAAAGAAAATTTAGAATCTTTCTCTAAGCAGAGAACCTTAAATATAAAGAAAAAGTTTCCCCTCAAGCTTAAGAAAAGTTTATATGCTAAAGGTGATGTGACTGATAGTAATGCAGAAGAGTCAATGGATGATGAATCTGAATTTTTGTTTATGACTACTGAATGTCTTGCAGGAAATCAGGGTCTTAATGATGTTGTGTTGTCAGATGTTGAAGGATAA